Proteins encoded in a region of the Streptomyces sp. NBC_01471 genome:
- the pyk gene encoding pyruvate kinase produces MRRAKIVCTLGPATDSYDQIKALVEAGMDMARFNLSHGSYAEHEQRFHRVRKAAEETGRSVGILADLQGPKIRLGRFAEGPVLLERGDEFTITVAPGARGDRSSCGTTYDGLAGDVTTGERILVDDGKVALEVTSVEGPRVHTMVVEGGMVSDHKGLNLPGVAVSVPAMSEKDAEDLRWALRTGADIIALSFVRSGRDVDEVHRIMAEEGRRLPVIAKIEKPQAVENIDGIVAAFDGIMVARGDLGVEMPLEQVPIVQKRAVKLAKRNAKPVIVATQMLDSMIDNSRPTRAEASDVANAVIDGTDAVMLSGETSVGKYPVETVRTMGRIVEAAEEDILALGLPPLSDRNKPRTQGGAVARAAAEMGDFLGAKLLVAFTQSGDTAKRLSRYRSPIPLLAFTPDPATRAQLTLSWGVETYLGPHVDSTDEMVAQVDEQLLKAGRCRKGDIVVITAGSPPGVAGSTNLVRVHHVGEDDSPK; encoded by the coding sequence ATGCGCCGAGCAAAGATCGTTTGTACCCTGGGCCCCGCGACCGACTCGTACGACCAGATCAAGGCACTGGTCGAGGCCGGAATGGACATGGCCCGATTCAATCTCAGTCACGGCAGCTACGCCGAGCACGAGCAGCGTTTCCACCGGGTACGCAAGGCGGCCGAGGAGACCGGGCGCAGTGTCGGTATCCTCGCGGATCTTCAAGGTCCGAAGATTCGCCTGGGCCGCTTCGCCGAGGGCCCCGTACTCCTTGAACGCGGTGACGAGTTCACCATCACCGTCGCTCCCGGCGCCCGGGGCGACCGGAGCAGCTGCGGCACCACCTACGACGGCCTCGCCGGGGACGTGACCACCGGCGAGCGCATCCTCGTCGACGACGGCAAGGTGGCCCTCGAAGTCACCTCGGTCGAGGGCCCCCGCGTCCACACCATGGTGGTGGAGGGCGGCATGGTCTCCGACCACAAGGGGCTCAACCTCCCCGGTGTCGCGGTGTCGGTCCCCGCGATGTCCGAGAAGGACGCCGAGGACCTTCGCTGGGCGCTGCGGACCGGTGCCGACATCATCGCGCTCTCCTTCGTGCGCAGCGGCCGGGACGTCGACGAGGTCCACCGGATCATGGCGGAGGAGGGGCGCAGGCTCCCCGTCATCGCCAAGATCGAGAAGCCGCAGGCCGTGGAGAACATCGACGGGATCGTCGCGGCCTTCGACGGCATCATGGTCGCCCGCGGCGACCTCGGCGTCGAGATGCCGCTCGAACAGGTGCCCATCGTCCAGAAACGCGCCGTGAAGCTGGCCAAGCGCAACGCCAAGCCCGTCATCGTCGCGACCCAGATGCTCGACTCGATGATCGACAACTCCCGGCCCACCCGAGCCGAGGCATCGGACGTCGCCAACGCGGTCATCGACGGCACCGACGCCGTGATGCTCTCCGGCGAGACCAGCGTCGGCAAGTACCCGGTGGAGACGGTGCGGACGATGGGCCGCATCGTCGAGGCCGCCGAGGAGGACATCCTCGCCCTGGGCCTGCCCCCGCTGAGCGACCGCAACAAGCCCCGCACCCAGGGCGGCGCCGTCGCCCGTGCCGCCGCCGAGATGGGCGACTTCCTCGGCGCGAAGCTGCTCGTGGCCTTCACCCAGTCCGGCGACACCGCGAAGCGGCTCTCGCGCTACCGCTCACCGATCCCGTTGCTGGCCTTCACCCCGGACCCGGCGACCCGCGCCCAGCTCACCCTGAGCTGGGGTGTCGAGACCTATCTCGGACCGCACGTGGACTCCACGGACGAGATGGTGGCCCAGGTCGACGAACAGCTCCTGAAGGCGGGCCGCTGCCGGAAGGGCGACATCGTCGTGATCACCGCGGGCTCCCCGCCCGGCGTCGCGGGCTCCACCAATCTTGTCCGCGTCCACCATGTCGGAGAGGACGACTCCCCGAAGTAG
- a CDS encoding response regulator, translating into MTAPESPQPVADDDKSHVPPLTTRVVIAEDEALIRLDLKEMLEEEGYAVVGEAGDGQRAIELAREHRPDLVILDVKMPVLDGISAAEKITEESIAPVLMLTAFSQRDLVERARDAGAMAYLVKPFSKSDVVPAIEMAVSRFTELKALEQEVADLSQRLETRKLVDRAKSVLQTQYGLTEPAAFRWIQKTSMDRRMSMQQVAEAVIEDAEEKKAAKEQ; encoded by the coding sequence GTGACCGCCCCCGAGTCGCCCCAGCCCGTCGCCGACGACGACAAGTCGCACGTCCCGCCGCTGACGACCCGTGTCGTCATCGCCGAGGACGAGGCCCTCATCCGTCTCGACCTCAAAGAGATGCTCGAAGAAGAGGGCTACGCGGTCGTCGGCGAAGCCGGTGACGGTCAGCGGGCCATCGAGCTGGCCCGGGAACACCGGCCCGACCTGGTGATCCTCGATGTGAAGATGCCCGTTCTGGACGGGATCTCCGCCGCCGAGAAGATCACCGAGGAGTCCATCGCCCCGGTACTGATGCTGACCGCGTTCTCGCAGCGCGACCTCGTGGAGCGGGCCCGGGACGCCGGAGCGATGGCGTATCTGGTGAAGCCGTTCTCCAAGAGCGACGTGGTGCCCGCCATCGAGATGGCCGTGTCCCGCTTCACCGAGCTGAAGGCCCTGGAGCAGGAGGTCGCGGACCTCTCGCAGCGGCTGGAGACGCGGAAGCTGGTGGACCGGGCCAAGTCGGTGCTGCAGACGCAGTACGGACTGACCGAGCCCGCCGCTTTCCGGTGGATCCAGAAGACGTCGATGGACCGCCGGATGTCGATGCAGCAGGTCGCCGAGGCGGTCATCGAGGACGCCGAGGAGAAGAAGGCGGCCAAGGAGCAGTAG
- a CDS encoding hotdog fold thioesterase — MGEQTTVKFPQEVIDEYAVLGVDLPGLFSAGHLGERMDVRIIEAAADRVVGTMPVEGNTQPYGLLHGGASAVLAETLGSIGSMLHGGPSKLAVGVDLNCTHHRGARSGLVTGVATPVHRGRSTATYEIVITDEQDKRVCTARLTCLLRDVSPNGSAG, encoded by the coding sequence ATGGGCGAGCAGACCACCGTGAAGTTCCCTCAAGAGGTCATCGACGAGTACGCCGTACTCGGCGTCGACCTGCCCGGGCTGTTCTCCGCCGGCCACCTCGGCGAGCGGATGGACGTGCGGATCATCGAGGCCGCCGCCGACCGCGTCGTCGGCACCATGCCGGTCGAGGGCAACACCCAGCCGTACGGCCTGCTGCACGGCGGCGCCTCCGCCGTACTCGCCGAGACCCTCGGCTCCATCGGCTCGATGCTGCACGGCGGCCCGTCCAAGCTCGCCGTCGGCGTCGACCTCAACTGCACCCATCACCGCGGCGCCCGCAGCGGACTGGTCACCGGAGTGGCCACCCCGGTCCACCGCGGCCGCTCCACCGCGACCTACGAGATCGTCATCACCGACGAACAGGACAAGCGGGTCTGCACGGCCCGGCTCACCTGCCTGCTGCGCGACGTCTCCCCCAACGGCTCCGCGGGCTGA
- a CDS encoding FdhF/YdeP family oxidoreductase: MAAKPPAGDPVQDAPQVAAPKHAAAGLPAIGHTLQMAQQQMGVVRTARTLLKVNQKDGFDCPGCAWPEGDKRHTAEFCENGAKAVAEEATLRRVTPAFFAAHPVADLASRSGYWLGQQGRITEPMLLPEGGDRYEPVSWERAFEIIAEELRALDSPDEALFYTSGRTSNEAAFLLQLFARAYGTNNLPDCSNMCHESSGSALSETIGVGKGSVSLDDMHQADLIIVAGQNPGTNHPRMLSALEKAKTAGAKIISVNPLPEAGLERFKNPQTPQGMIRGAALTDLFLQIRIGGDQALFRLLNKLIIETEGATDELFVREHTHGYEEFAATARAADWDATLTATGLSRTDIEQALALILASKRTIVCWAMGLTQHKHAVPTIREVVNFLLLRGNIGRPGAGVCPVRGHSNVQGDRTMGIFERPAPAFLDALDKEFGITSPRHHGFDVVRAIEALRDGKAKVFFAMGGNFVGATPDTDVTEAAMRRASLTVQVSTKLNRSHTVTGTRALILPTLGRTDKDVQASGKQFVTVEDSMGLVHASRGNLTPAGPRLLSEPAIVARMARAVLGAGSAIGWEEFEKDYATIRDRISRVVPGFEDFNTRIAAPGGFSLPHAPRDERRFPTATGKANFTAAPVEYPELPEGRLLLQTMRSHDQYNTTIYGLDDRYRGIKGGRRVVLVNPDDARELGLAEGSYTDLVSEWKDGVERRAPGFRVVHYPTARGCAAAYYPETNVLVPLDATADVSNTPVSKSVVVRLEQSGPA, encoded by the coding sequence ATGGCTGCCAAGCCGCCCGCAGGTGACCCGGTCCAGGACGCGCCGCAGGTCGCGGCCCCCAAGCACGCCGCCGCCGGGCTGCCCGCCATCGGCCACACGCTGCAGATGGCACAGCAGCAGATGGGCGTCGTGCGGACCGCGCGGACCCTGCTCAAGGTCAATCAGAAAGACGGCTTCGACTGCCCCGGCTGCGCCTGGCCGGAGGGCGACAAGCGGCACACCGCGGAATTCTGCGAGAACGGCGCCAAGGCCGTCGCCGAGGAGGCGACGCTGCGCCGGGTCACGCCCGCCTTCTTCGCCGCCCACCCCGTGGCCGATCTCGCCTCGCGCAGCGGCTACTGGCTGGGACAGCAGGGCCGGATCACCGAGCCGATGCTCCTGCCCGAGGGCGGCGACCGGTACGAGCCGGTCAGCTGGGAGCGCGCCTTCGAGATCATCGCCGAGGAGCTGCGCGCGCTGGACTCCCCCGACGAGGCGCTCTTCTACACCTCGGGCCGCACCAGCAACGAAGCAGCGTTCCTGCTCCAGCTCTTCGCCCGCGCCTACGGCACCAACAACCTGCCCGACTGCTCCAACATGTGCCACGAGTCCTCCGGCTCGGCGCTCTCGGAGACGATCGGCGTCGGCAAGGGCAGCGTCTCCCTCGACGACATGCACCAGGCGGACCTGATCATCGTCGCCGGGCAGAACCCGGGCACCAACCATCCGCGCATGCTCTCCGCGCTGGAGAAGGCCAAGACCGCGGGCGCGAAGATCATCTCGGTGAACCCGCTGCCCGAGGCGGGCCTGGAGCGCTTCAAGAACCCGCAGACCCCGCAGGGCATGATCAGGGGAGCGGCACTCACCGACCTCTTCCTGCAGATCCGTATCGGCGGCGACCAGGCGCTCTTCCGCCTCCTGAACAAACTGATCATCGAGACCGAGGGCGCGACCGACGAGCTCTTCGTACGCGAACACACCCATGGGTACGAGGAGTTCGCGGCCACCGCACGCGCCGCCGACTGGGACGCGACACTCACCGCCACCGGCCTCTCCCGTACGGACATCGAGCAGGCCCTCGCGCTGATCCTCGCCTCCAAGCGGACCATCGTCTGCTGGGCCATGGGCCTCACCCAGCACAAGCACGCGGTGCCCACCATCCGCGAAGTCGTCAACTTCCTGCTGCTGCGCGGGAACATCGGCCGCCCCGGCGCCGGTGTCTGCCCCGTCCGCGGGCACTCCAACGTCCAGGGCGACCGCACCATGGGCATCTTCGAGCGGCCCGCTCCCGCCTTCCTCGACGCCCTGGACAAGGAATTCGGGATCACCTCGCCCCGCCACCACGGCTTCGACGTCGTCCGCGCCATCGAGGCGCTGCGCGACGGCAAGGCGAAGGTCTTCTTCGCCATGGGCGGCAACTTCGTCGGCGCGACACCGGACACCGATGTGACCGAGGCGGCCATGCGGCGGGCCTCCCTCACCGTGCAGGTGTCGACCAAACTGAACCGCTCGCACACCGTCACCGGCACCCGCGCCCTGATCCTCCCCACCCTGGGGCGCACCGACAAGGACGTCCAGGCGAGCGGAAAGCAGTTCGTGACGGTCGAGGACTCCATGGGGCTGGTCCACGCCTCCCGGGGCAACCTCACCCCCGCGGGCCCGCGGCTCCTCTCCGAGCCGGCCATCGTCGCCCGGATGGCACGGGCGGTCCTCGGCGCCGGATCCGCCATCGGCTGGGAGGAGTTCGAGAAGGACTACGCCACGATCCGGGACCGGATCTCGCGCGTCGTGCCGGGATTCGAGGACTTCAACACCCGCATCGCCGCACCCGGCGGCTTCTCCCTCCCGCACGCCCCGCGTGACGAGCGCCGCTTCCCCACGGCCACCGGCAAGGCGAACTTCACCGCCGCGCCCGTCGAGTACCCGGAGCTCCCCGAGGGCCGGCTGCTGCTGCAGACCATGCGCTCGCACGACCAGTACAACACCACGATCTACGGCCTCGACGACCGCTACCGCGGCATCAAGGGCGGCCGCCGCGTCGTCCTGGTCAACCCGGACGACGCCCGTGAGCTCGGCCTCGCCGAGGGCTCGTACACCGATCTGGTCAGCGAGTGGAAGGACGGCGTCGAGCGGCGCGCTCCCGGATTCCGGGTGGTGCACTACCCGACCGCCCGCGGCTGCGCCGCCGCGTACTACCCGGAGACGAACGTCCTGGTCCCGCTGGACGCTACCGCCGACGTCAGCAACACCCCCGTGAGCAAGTCCGTGGTGGTCCGTCTGGAACAATCCGGCCCGGCCTAA
- the polA gene encoding DNA polymerase I produces MAKTASKQTADTRPRLLLMDGHSLAYRAFFALPAENFTTASGQTTNAVYGFASMLANTLRDEAPTHFAVAFDVSRKTWRAEEFPEYKANRSKTPDEFKGQVELIGEVLDTMRVDRFAIEGFEADDVIATLATQAEADGFEVLIVTGDRDSFQLISDHVTVLYPTKGVSELTRFTPEKVEEKYGLTPQQYPDFAALRGDPSDNLPGIPGVGEKTAAKWINQFGSFAELVERADEVKGKAGQNFRDHLESVRLNRRLTEMVRDVELPKGPADLERAAYDREAFAHVLDVLEIRNPSLRERLLAVDPGAADEAPQAPAAGVELDGSVLASGELAPWLAEHGGQPLGMATVESWALGTGSVREIALAAAEGPAAWFDTTQLDEADEQAFAAWIADPESPKVMHNAKNAMRVFPEHGWSVEGVAMDTALAAYLVKPGRRSFALEPLAVEYLGRELAPAASADGQLAFGTDEQAEAESLMTQARAVLDLGDAFGERLEEVGAAGLLHDVELPTSILLARLERHGIAADRAHLEGMEQQFAGAVQQAVKEAHAAVGHEFNLGSPKQLQEVFFTELGLPKTKKTKTGYTTDADALAWLAAQTEHDLPVIMLRHREQAKLRVTVEGLIKMVAADGRIHTTFNQTVAATGRLSSTDPNLQNIPVRTDEGRAIRRGFVVGEGYESLMTADYSQIELRVMAHLSEDAGLIEAFTSGEDLHTTVASQVFGVEKSAVDPEMRRKIKAMSYGLAYGLSAFGLSQQLNIEAGEARGLMDTFFERFGGVRDYLQRVVEEARATGYTQTMLGRRRYLPDLNSDNRQRREMAERMALNAPIQGTAADIVKVAMLKVDRALTEAGLASRMLLQVHDEIVLEIASGERKQVEEILRREMAAAAELRAPLDVSVGVGADWESAAH; encoded by the coding sequence GTGGCAAAGACAGCATCGAAGCAGACCGCAGACACCCGCCCCCGCCTGCTCCTCATGGACGGGCACTCTCTGGCGTACCGGGCGTTCTTCGCGCTGCCCGCGGAGAATTTCACGACCGCGAGCGGTCAGACGACGAATGCCGTCTACGGCTTCGCGTCGATGCTGGCGAACACGTTGCGTGATGAGGCGCCCACCCACTTCGCGGTGGCCTTCGACGTCTCCCGCAAGACCTGGCGTGCGGAGGAGTTCCCCGAGTACAAGGCGAACCGTTCGAAGACGCCGGACGAGTTCAAGGGCCAGGTCGAGCTGATCGGCGAGGTGCTGGACACGATGCGGGTGGACCGCTTCGCGATCGAGGGCTTCGAGGCGGACGACGTCATCGCGACGCTGGCCACCCAGGCCGAGGCGGACGGTTTCGAGGTGCTGATCGTCACGGGTGACCGGGACTCGTTCCAGCTGATCTCCGACCACGTCACCGTGCTGTACCCGACCAAGGGCGTCTCGGAGCTGACCCGCTTCACACCCGAGAAGGTCGAGGAGAAGTACGGGCTGACCCCGCAGCAGTACCCGGACTTCGCGGCGCTTCGCGGCGACCCGTCGGACAACCTTCCGGGCATCCCCGGGGTCGGCGAGAAGACGGCCGCGAAGTGGATCAACCAGTTCGGTTCGTTCGCCGAGCTGGTGGAGCGCGCCGACGAGGTCAAGGGCAAGGCCGGGCAGAATTTCCGCGACCACCTGGAGTCGGTGCGGCTCAACCGCCGGCTCACCGAGATGGTCCGTGACGTCGAGCTGCCGAAGGGCCCGGCGGACCTGGAGCGCGCCGCGTACGACCGGGAGGCGTTCGCGCACGTGCTGGATGTGCTGGAGATCCGGAACCCGAGCCTGCGCGAGCGGTTGCTGGCCGTCGACCCGGGCGCGGCGGACGAAGCCCCGCAGGCCCCGGCCGCCGGAGTGGAGCTGGACGGCTCCGTGCTGGCTTCCGGGGAGCTGGCACCCTGGCTGGCCGAGCACGGCGGGCAGCCGCTGGGCATGGCCACCGTCGAGAGCTGGGCGCTGGGCACCGGCAGTGTCCGCGAGATCGCGCTCGCCGCGGCGGAGGGGCCTGCCGCCTGGTTCGACACGACCCAGCTGGACGAGGCCGACGAGCAGGCCTTCGCCGCCTGGATCGCGGACCCGGAGAGCCCCAAGGTCATGCACAACGCGAAGAACGCGATGCGGGTCTTCCCCGAGCACGGGTGGAGCGTCGAGGGCGTCGCGATGGACACCGCGCTCGCCGCCTATCTGGTGAAGCCGGGTCGGCGTTCCTTCGCACTGGAGCCCCTGGCCGTGGAGTATCTGGGCCGGGAGCTCGCCCCGGCTGCCTCGGCCGACGGCCAGCTCGCCTTCGGTACGGACGAGCAGGCCGAGGCCGAGTCCCTGATGACCCAGGCCCGCGCCGTGCTCGACCTCGGCGACGCGTTCGGCGAGCGGCTGGAGGAAGTCGGCGCCGCCGGGCTGCTGCACGACGTGGAGCTGCCGACGTCGATCCTGCTGGCCCGGCTGGAACGGCACGGCATCGCCGCCGACCGCGCCCATCTGGAGGGGATGGAGCAGCAGTTCGCCGGCGCGGTGCAGCAGGCGGTGAAGGAGGCGCACGCGGCGGTCGGCCACGAGTTCAACCTCGGCTCGCCCAAGCAGCTTCAGGAGGTTTTCTTCACCGAGCTGGGTCTGCCCAAGACGAAGAAGACCAAGACCGGGTACACGACGGACGCGGACGCACTGGCCTGGCTGGCCGCGCAGACCGAGCACGACCTGCCGGTGATCATGCTGCGCCACCGGGAGCAGGCCAAGCTGCGGGTGACCGTCGAGGGCCTGATCAAGATGGTGGCGGCGGACGGCCGGATCCACACCACCTTCAACCAGACGGTGGCGGCGACCGGGCGGCTGTCGTCCACCGACCCGAACCTGCAGAACATCCCGGTGCGTACGGACGAGGGCCGGGCCATCCGCAGGGGCTTCGTCGTCGGCGAGGGGTACGAATCCCTGATGACCGCCGACTACAGCCAGATCGAACTGCGGGTGATGGCGCACCTGTCGGAGGACGCCGGGCTGATCGAGGCGTTCACCTCGGGCGAGGATCTGCACACCACGGTCGCCTCCCAGGTGTTCGGGGTGGAGAAGTCCGCCGTCGACCCGGAGATGCGGCGCAAGATCAAGGCGATGTCGTACGGACTCGCCTACGGGCTCTCGGCGTTCGGACTCTCCCAGCAGCTGAACATCGAGGCCGGCGAGGCGCGCGGATTGATGGACACCTTCTTCGAGCGGTTCGGCGGGGTGCGGGACTATCTGCAGCGCGTCGTCGAGGAGGCCCGCGCCACCGGGTACACCCAGACGATGCTGGGCCGCCGCCGCTATCTGCCCGATCTCAACAGCGACAACCGTCAGCGCAGGGAGATGGCTGAGCGGATGGCGCTCAACGCGCCCATCCAGGGCACCGCCGCGGACATCGTCAAGGTCGCGATGCTGAAGGTGGACCGGGCACTGACCGAGGCCGGGCTGGCCTCGCGGATGCTGCTCCAGGTCCACGACGAAATCGTGCTGGAGATCGCCTCAGGCGAGCGCAAGCAGGTGGAGGAGATCCTCCGCAGGGAGATGGCGGCCGCGGCGGAGCTGCGCGCACCGCTCGATGTGTCGGTCGGCGTCGGCGCGGACTGGGAGTCCGCCGCGCACTGA
- a CDS encoding lytic murein transglycosylase, with protein MAPHFSSRLRKGATATTVAALAVAAMTASQAPDAMGSQSPENSRQAADAAPPAGTPVSGDSPYFTDLPPLNTPAKPATPVTTPAGSAASGIPASVLAAYRKAEQTVAGTDPGCHLPWQLLAAIGKVESGQARGGRVDTEGTTLSPILGPVLNGAGFANISDTDNGQYDGDATHDRAVGPMQFIPSTWATWGQDGNGDGKKDPNNVFDASLATGRYLCADERDVAVQHDLDQAILGYNHSQEYLSTVLSWFEFYKKGTHDVPDGTGVLPAGTGPDGQGFGGQEHSGGIVNTPAHGGNSPRHGSTPSPFPSTVARPSPRPTKSGTGTISPVPSPSKSGKPSPSPSPSGSPSGSPSPSPSGSGCPTPSPSDSASPSPSPSPSGSGKPSPSPTPSPSGSASGSPSPSPTQSSPSPCATG; from the coding sequence ATGGCACCGCACTTCAGCAGCCGGTTGCGCAAGGGGGCGACGGCGACCACGGTGGCCGCGCTCGCGGTGGCGGCGATGACCGCTTCGCAGGCGCCGGACGCCATGGGCAGCCAGTCCCCGGAGAACAGCCGGCAGGCCGCTGACGCGGCGCCCCCGGCCGGTACCCCGGTGAGCGGCGACTCCCCGTACTTCACCGACCTCCCCCCGCTGAACACCCCCGCCAAGCCGGCGACTCCCGTCACCACTCCGGCCGGATCGGCGGCGTCGGGCATACCGGCCTCGGTGCTCGCCGCCTACCGGAAGGCGGAGCAGACCGTCGCGGGTACCGACCCCGGCTGCCATCTGCCGTGGCAACTGCTCGCGGCGATCGGCAAGGTCGAGTCTGGTCAGGCGCGCGGCGGACGGGTGGACACCGAGGGCACCACGCTCAGCCCCATCCTGGGCCCCGTGCTCAACGGCGCGGGCTTCGCCAACATCTCCGACACCGACAACGGGCAGTACGACGGCGACGCGACACACGACCGCGCGGTCGGCCCGATGCAGTTCATCCCCTCCACCTGGGCCACCTGGGGACAGGACGGAAACGGCGACGGCAAGAAGGACCCCAACAACGTCTTCGACGCGTCGCTCGCCACCGGCCGCTATCTCTGCGCCGACGAACGCGATGTCGCCGTGCAGCACGATCTCGACCAGGCGATCCTGGGCTACAACCACTCGCAGGAGTATCTGAGCACGGTCCTGTCCTGGTTCGAGTTCTACAAGAAGGGCACCCACGACGTCCCGGACGGCACGGGTGTGCTGCCCGCCGGTACCGGACCCGACGGCCAGGGCTTCGGCGGCCAGGAACACAGCGGCGGAATCGTCAACACCCCCGCTCACGGCGGCAATTCGCCCCGGCACGGCTCGACGCCGTCCCCGTTCCCGTCCACGGTGGCCAGGCCCAGCCCCAGGCCGACGAAGTCCGGCACCGGGACGATCTCCCCGGTGCCGAGCCCCAGCAAGAGCGGAAAGCCCTCGCCCTCCCCGAGCCCTTCGGGCAGCCCGAGCGGTTCGCCGTCACCCTCGCCGAGCGGCTCCGGCTGCCCGACCCCCTCGCCGTCGGACAGCGCGAGCCCGAGCCCGTCACCGTCCCCCTCGGGTTCGGGAAAGCCGTCCCCGTCGCCCACCCCGTCCCCGTCCGGCAGCGCGAGCGGTTCGCCCTCGCCGTCGCCCACCCAGAGCAGCCCGTCGCCCTGCGCCACCGGCTGA
- a CDS encoding SPW_0924 family protein gives MRALIAAAIGLAVAFALVLTIAAVGSPTGKTSPKPLLTTVPGPKSQ, from the coding sequence ATGCGCGCCCTCATCGCCGCAGCCATCGGGCTGGCCGTGGCCTTCGCCCTCGTCCTCACCATCGCGGCGGTCGGCTCACCCACCGGCAAGACCTCACCCAAACCGCTGCTCACCACCGTCCCCGGCCCCAAGAGCCAGTAG
- a CDS encoding DUF3068 domain-containing protein has translation MRRKASLVLLAFAVFCAAMSPLLRWYAFPRLAKIPANQYQEEVLQAKPATLLDYGTMQAKKVPQVTIVQTLRGNVAESNRIEQSAGRDVVVWDSLSYVAGPDGKMVSEIPERYIFDAHTQAPVHATGEMVDGTPVSREGIEFKWPFLTQKRDYEYFDAQTRTSSPIHYRGTVKFHGLDVYYFEQTIPWTKVSLPTKMPVKGITPESVAKTGTTRWYSTKRMFWVDPVTGAPVNGEEIHKEELRGGTLLGGRAKVTAFAGDVKMRPDYVNYTVNLVKSNRLLVLLLTSYLPWGFLGLGSCLLALALWLEARSRRPGEPDRPDARLPDPEPVIA, from the coding sequence ATGCGCCGTAAAGCCAGTCTGGTGCTGCTCGCCTTCGCGGTCTTCTGCGCCGCCATGTCCCCGCTGCTGCGCTGGTACGCCTTCCCCCGGCTGGCGAAGATCCCGGCCAACCAGTACCAGGAGGAAGTCCTCCAGGCGAAGCCCGCGACCCTCCTCGACTACGGCACCATGCAGGCCAAGAAGGTCCCTCAGGTGACCATCGTGCAGACACTCCGGGGCAACGTGGCCGAATCCAACCGCATCGAGCAGAGCGCGGGGCGCGACGTCGTCGTCTGGGACTCGCTGTCCTATGTCGCCGGACCCGACGGCAAGATGGTGTCCGAGATCCCCGAGCGCTACATCTTCGACGCGCACACCCAGGCACCGGTCCACGCGACCGGCGAGATGGTCGACGGCACCCCGGTCAGCCGGGAGGGCATCGAGTTCAAGTGGCCCTTCCTCACCCAGAAGCGCGACTACGAGTACTTCGACGCGCAGACCCGGACCTCGTCCCCGATCCACTACCGGGGCACGGTGAAGTTCCACGGCCTCGACGTCTACTACTTCGAGCAGACCATCCCCTGGACCAAGGTGTCGCTGCCCACGAAGATGCCGGTCAAGGGCATCACCCCGGAATCCGTCGCGAAGACCGGCACCACACGCTGGTACTCCACCAAGCGGATGTTCTGGGTCGACCCCGTCACCGGCGCCCCCGTCAACGGCGAGGAGATCCACAAGGAGGAGCTGCGCGGCGGCACCCTGCTGGGCGGCCGGGCGAAGGTCACCGCGTTCGCCGGGGACGTGAAGATGCGCCCGGACTACGTCAATTACACGGTCAACCTGGTCAAGTCGAACCGGCTGCTCGTGCTGCTGCTCACCTCGTATCTGCCCTGGGGCTTCCTGGGCCTCGGCAGCTGCCTGCTCGCCCTCGCCCTCTGGCTGGAGGCGCGCAGCCGTCGGCCGGGGGAGCCCGACCGGCCGGACGCCCGGCTGCCCGACCCCGAACCGGTCATCGCCTGA